From Kryptolebias marmoratus isolate JLee-2015 linkage group LG15, ASM164957v2, whole genome shotgun sequence, a single genomic window includes:
- the scube2 gene encoding signal peptide, CUB and EGF-like domain-containing protein 2 isoform X4, with the protein MGAFWAARNFCLFLLLLNSRQSVALPEIRADPCAEGSDGCHIDAICQTTQSSYKCTCKAGFKGDGNHCEDVDECDVKYNGGCVHECNNIPGNYRCTCYDGFRLAHDGHNCLDVDECEFNNGGCQHTCVNAAGSYECRCKEGFFLSDNQHTCIHRSVEGLNCMNKEHGCAHICRESPKGGVACECRPGFELARNQRDCILTCNHGNGGCQHTCEDTENGPVCRCHVRYTLQPDRKSCVERDEVTTESSDHNATSSTEVDKRVKRRLSMETCAVNNGGCDSTCKDTSTGVHCSCPVGFTLQPDAKTCKDIDECEFHNGGCEHFCRNTIGSFECHCRKGFKLLSDERSCQDIDECFFERTCDHTCVNSPGGFQCLCNKGYTMYGLAHCGDINECSMNSGGCEHGCVNTVGGFECSCRPGYKLHWNKKDCITESCDLNCVRRRSEKRLRKTIRTLRKSINREQFHLHFAGADYELSRSLAHPAELPGHCLVGQMLVGRKCVSCGVGTYFDGHQGRCVLCPVGTYQDEEGQMSCEVCPTPEGREGSKVVGARNLSECGGQCPPGQSSHDGFVPCRPCPLGTYQPEVGRTSCFPCGGNLVTKRSSAVTFQECETKVQCSPGHYYNTSTHRCIRCPTGTFQGDFGQNYCVACPGNTTTDFDGSTSIMQCKNRQCGGQLGEFTGYIESPNYPGNYPANIECTWTINPPAKRRILIVVPEIYLPIEDECGDYLVMRKSSLPNSVTTYETCQTYERPIAFTSRSKKLWIQFKSNEGNSGKGFQVPYVTYDEDYQELIEDIVRDGRLYASENHQEILKDKKLMKALFDVLAHPQNFFNYTPQESKEMFPKSFIRFLRSKVLRFFRP; encoded by the exons ATGGGAGCTTTTTGGGCAGCAaggaacttttgtttgtttttgctcttgttaAATAGTCGCCAAAGCGTTGCGCTTCCAGAGATTCGAG CAGATCCGTGCGCAGAGGGAAGTGATGGCTGTCACATTGATGCTATTTGTCagactacccaaagctcgtacAAGTGCACGTGTAAAGCAGGCTTTAAAGGAGATGGAAACCACTGCGAAG ACGTTGACGAATGTGACGTGAAGTACAATGGTGGCTGTGTACACGAGTGCAACAATATTCCTGGAAATTATCGCTGCACTTGCTACGACGGGTTCCGTTTGGCCCACGACGGCCACAACTGCCTGG ATGTGGATGAATGCGAGTTCAACAACGGAGGGTGCCAGCACACTTGTGTCAACGCCGCGGGCAGCTACGAGTGCCGCTGCAAGGAGGGCTTCTTCCTCAGCGACAACCAGCACACATGCATCCACCGCTCCGTGG AGGGCCTCAACTGTATGAATAAGGAGCACGGCTGCGCCCACATCTGCAGGGAGAGTCCCAAAGGGGGCGTGGCCTGCGAGTGCCGCCCAGGGTTCGAGCTGGCCAGGAACCAGAGAGACTGCATTC TGACCTGTAACCACGGCAACGGGGGCTGCCAGCACACCTGCGAGGACACGGAGAACGGCCCCGTATGCAGGTGTCACGTCAGGTACACTCTGCAACCTGACAGGAAGTCATGTGTAG AGCGAGATGAAGTCACCACCGAGTCCTCGGACCACAACGCCACGTCTTCTACGGAGGTGGACAAACGTGTCAAGAGGAGACTGTCGATGG AAACCTGCGCGGTGAACAACGGCGGCTGCGACAGCACCTGTAAGGACACCTCCACGGGCGTGCACTGCAGCTGCCCCGTCGGCTTCACGCTGCAGCCGGATGCAAAGACGTGCAAAG ATATCGATGAGTGCGAGTTTCACAACGGCGGCTGCGAACACTTCTGCAGGAACACCATCGGGAGCTTTGAGTGCCACTGCAGGAAAGGCTTCAAGCTGCTGTCAGATGAACGCTCCTGCCAAg ATATAGACGAGTGTTTTTTCGAGCGCACATGTGATCACACATGTGTGAACTCCCCTGGTGGTTTTCAGTGCCTGTGCAACAAAGGCTACACCATGTACGGACTGGCCCACTGCGGAG ACATAAACGAGTGCAGCATGAACAGCGGAGGTTGTGAGCACGGATGTGTGAACACCGTGGGTGGATTTGAGTGCTCTTGCCGTCCCGGCTATAAGCTGCACTGGAACAAAAAGGACTGCATTA CAGAGAGCTGTGACCTGAACTGCGTGCGTCGGCGTTCAGAGAAGAGGCTCAGGAAGACCATCAGGACCTTGAGGAAGTCCATCAACCGGGAGCAGTTCCACCTTCACTTTGCTGGGGCCGACTACGAGCTGTCCAGGAGTCTGGCTCACCCTGCAGAACTGCCGGGACACTGTCTGGTAGGACAGATGCTGGTTGGCAGGAAATGTG TGAGCTGCGGTGTCGGGACATACTTTGATGGACATCAGGGACGGTGCGTGCTGTGTCCAGTTGGGACGTATCAGGATGAGGAGGGACAGATGTCCTGCGAGGTCTGTCCAACACCTGAAGGAAGAGAGGGGTCCAAGGTGGTCGGTGCTCGAAACTTGTCAGAGTGCGGGG GTCAGTGTCCCCCTGGCCAATCCTCCCATGACGGCTTCGTCCCCTGCCGTCCCTGTCCACTGGGAACCTACCAGCCAGAGGTGGGCCGCACTTCCTGCTTCCCGTGTGGAGGAAACCTGGTCACTAAACGCAGCAGTGCTGTCACCTTTCAGGAGTGTGAGACCAAAG TGCAGTGTTCTCCCGGTCATTACTACAACACCAGCACACACCGCTGCATTCGCTGCCCGACGGGCACGTTTCAAGGCGACTTTGGCCAGAACTACTGCGTGGCTTGCCCTGGAAATACCACCACCGACTTTGATGGCTCCACCAGCATCATGCAGTGCAAAA ACCGACAATGTGGTGGACAGCTGGGAGAGTTTACCGGCTACATCGAGTCCCCAAACTACCCCGGGAACTATCCGGCCAACATTGAGTGCACTTGGACCATAAACCCACCGGCCAAACGTCGGATCCTTATTGTTGTGCCTGAAATCTACCTGCCCATCGAGGACGAATGTGGAGACTACTTAGTAATGAGAAAAAGCT CTCTGCCCAACTCTGTGACGACCTACGAGACGTGTCAGACGTACGAGCGCCCCATCGCCTTCACCTCCCGCTCCAAGAAACTCTGGATCCAGTTCAAGTCCAACGAGGGAAACAGTGGGAAAGGCTTCCAGGTTCCATATGTCACATATGATG agGATTACCAGGAACTGATTGAAGACATCGTAAGAGATGGGAGGTTGTACGCATCAGAGAACCACCAGGAAATTCTCAAG gaTAAAAAGCTCATGAAGGCGCTGTTTGACGTGTTGGCTCACCCACAGAACTTCTTCAACTACACGCCACAAGAATCTAAAGAAATGTTTCCTAAATCCTTCATCCGCTTCCTGAGGTCCAAAGTCTTGAGATTCTTTCGCCCCTAA
- the scube2 gene encoding signal peptide, CUB and EGF-like domain-containing protein 2 isoform X2, with translation MGAFWAARNFCLFLLLLNSRQSVALPEIRDPCAEGSDGCHIDAICQTTQSSYKCTCKAGFKGDGNHCEDVDECDVKYNGGCVHECNNIPGNYRCTCYDGFRLAHDGHNCLDVDECEFNNGGCQHTCVNAAGSYECRCKEGFFLSDNQHTCIHRSVEGLNCMNKEHGCAHICRESPKGGVACECRPGFELARNQRDCILTCNHGNGGCQHTCEDTENGPVCRCHVRYTLQPDRKSCVERDEVTTESSDHNATSSTEVDKRVKRRLSMETCAVNNGGCDSTCKDTSTGVHCSCPVGFTLQPDAKTCKDIDECEFHNGGCEHFCRNTIGSFECHCRKGFKLLSDERSCQDIDECFFERTCDHTCVNSPGGFQCLCNKGYTMYGLAHCGDINECSMNSGGCEHGCVNTVGGFECSCRPGYKLHWNKKDCIKAEGLTPANPPSKATLNCSKQQGGDRCFLTCQSQVHISSGTEDSYTVTCGMPLPCLAGVQKNNSGSHCLGPEKPRVPRIKTTATFRSGTAKCNLKRSQEKLRESSNPAHSDSRFLFTENVHFSYVSLRCASAARQRARGRHSRRAGMEDGFSITAEFELDVNLEEVTAESCDLNCVRRRSEKRLRKTIRTLRKSINREQFHLHFAGADYELSRSLAHPAELPGHCLVGQMLVGRKCVSCGVGTYFDGHQGRCVLCPVGTYQDEEGQMSCEVCPTPEGREGSKVVGARNLSECGGQCPPGQSSHDGFVPCRPCPLGTYQPEVGRTSCFPCGGNLVTKRSSAVTFQECETKVQCSPGHYYNTSTHRCIRCPTGTFQGDFGQNYCVACPGNTTTDFDGSTSIMQCKNRQCGGQLGEFTGYIESPNYPGNYPANIECTWTINPPAKRRILIVVPEIYLPIEDECGDYLVMRKSSLPNSVTTYETCQTYERPIAFTSRSKKLWIQFKSNEGNSGKGFQVPYVTYDEDYQELIEDIVRDGRLYASENHQEILKDKKLMKALFDVLAHPQNFFNYTPQESKEMFPKSFIRFLRSKVLRFFRP, from the exons ATGGGAGCTTTTTGGGCAGCAaggaacttttgtttgtttttgctcttgttaAATAGTCGCCAAAGCGTTGCGCTTCCAGAGATTCGAG ATCCGTGCGCAGAGGGAAGTGATGGCTGTCACATTGATGCTATTTGTCagactacccaaagctcgtacAAGTGCACGTGTAAAGCAGGCTTTAAAGGAGATGGAAACCACTGCGAAG ACGTTGACGAATGTGACGTGAAGTACAATGGTGGCTGTGTACACGAGTGCAACAATATTCCTGGAAATTATCGCTGCACTTGCTACGACGGGTTCCGTTTGGCCCACGACGGCCACAACTGCCTGG ATGTGGATGAATGCGAGTTCAACAACGGAGGGTGCCAGCACACTTGTGTCAACGCCGCGGGCAGCTACGAGTGCCGCTGCAAGGAGGGCTTCTTCCTCAGCGACAACCAGCACACATGCATCCACCGCTCCGTGG AGGGCCTCAACTGTATGAATAAGGAGCACGGCTGCGCCCACATCTGCAGGGAGAGTCCCAAAGGGGGCGTGGCCTGCGAGTGCCGCCCAGGGTTCGAGCTGGCCAGGAACCAGAGAGACTGCATTC TGACCTGTAACCACGGCAACGGGGGCTGCCAGCACACCTGCGAGGACACGGAGAACGGCCCCGTATGCAGGTGTCACGTCAGGTACACTCTGCAACCTGACAGGAAGTCATGTGTAG AGCGAGATGAAGTCACCACCGAGTCCTCGGACCACAACGCCACGTCTTCTACGGAGGTGGACAAACGTGTCAAGAGGAGACTGTCGATGG AAACCTGCGCGGTGAACAACGGCGGCTGCGACAGCACCTGTAAGGACACCTCCACGGGCGTGCACTGCAGCTGCCCCGTCGGCTTCACGCTGCAGCCGGATGCAAAGACGTGCAAAG ATATCGATGAGTGCGAGTTTCACAACGGCGGCTGCGAACACTTCTGCAGGAACACCATCGGGAGCTTTGAGTGCCACTGCAGGAAAGGCTTCAAGCTGCTGTCAGATGAACGCTCCTGCCAAg ATATAGACGAGTGTTTTTTCGAGCGCACATGTGATCACACATGTGTGAACTCCCCTGGTGGTTTTCAGTGCCTGTGCAACAAAGGCTACACCATGTACGGACTGGCCCACTGCGGAG ACATAAACGAGTGCAGCATGAACAGCGGAGGTTGTGAGCACGGATGTGTGAACACCGTGGGTGGATTTGAGTGCTCTTGCCGTCCCGGCTATAAGCTGCACTGGAACAAAAAGGACTGCATTA AGGCTGAGGGTTTAACACCTGCAAACCCCCCCTCTAAAGCCACCTTGAACTGTAGTAAGCAGCAGGGAGGGGACCGCTGCTTTCTGACCTGCCAGTCTCAAGTTCACATCAGCAGTG ggaCGGAGGATTCCTACACGGTGACCTGTGGAATGCCTCTGCCCTGCTTGGCTGGCGTACAAAAGAACAACAGTGGCTCGCATTGCTTAG GTCCAGAAAAGCCCCGGGTTCCACGCATTAAGACCACAGCCACTTTTAGGTCTGGCACGGCGAAGTGCAATTTAAAACGAAGTCAGGAGAAACTCAGGGAGAGCTCGAACCCGGCACATTCAG ATAGCAGGTTCCTCTTCACGGAAAACGTCCACTTCAGCTACGTGAGCCTGCGCTGCGCCTCCGCGGCGCGACAGCGGGCGCGCGGCCGCCACAGCAGAAGAGCCGGCATGGAGGACGGCTTCTCCATCACAGCTGAGTTTGAGCTGGACGTTAACCTTGAGGAGGTAACAG CAGAGAGCTGTGACCTGAACTGCGTGCGTCGGCGTTCAGAGAAGAGGCTCAGGAAGACCATCAGGACCTTGAGGAAGTCCATCAACCGGGAGCAGTTCCACCTTCACTTTGCTGGGGCCGACTACGAGCTGTCCAGGAGTCTGGCTCACCCTGCAGAACTGCCGGGACACTGTCTGGTAGGACAGATGCTGGTTGGCAGGAAATGTG TGAGCTGCGGTGTCGGGACATACTTTGATGGACATCAGGGACGGTGCGTGCTGTGTCCAGTTGGGACGTATCAGGATGAGGAGGGACAGATGTCCTGCGAGGTCTGTCCAACACCTGAAGGAAGAGAGGGGTCCAAGGTGGTCGGTGCTCGAAACTTGTCAGAGTGCGGGG GTCAGTGTCCCCCTGGCCAATCCTCCCATGACGGCTTCGTCCCCTGCCGTCCCTGTCCACTGGGAACCTACCAGCCAGAGGTGGGCCGCACTTCCTGCTTCCCGTGTGGAGGAAACCTGGTCACTAAACGCAGCAGTGCTGTCACCTTTCAGGAGTGTGAGACCAAAG TGCAGTGTTCTCCCGGTCATTACTACAACACCAGCACACACCGCTGCATTCGCTGCCCGACGGGCACGTTTCAAGGCGACTTTGGCCAGAACTACTGCGTGGCTTGCCCTGGAAATACCACCACCGACTTTGATGGCTCCACCAGCATCATGCAGTGCAAAA ACCGACAATGTGGTGGACAGCTGGGAGAGTTTACCGGCTACATCGAGTCCCCAAACTACCCCGGGAACTATCCGGCCAACATTGAGTGCACTTGGACCATAAACCCACCGGCCAAACGTCGGATCCTTATTGTTGTGCCTGAAATCTACCTGCCCATCGAGGACGAATGTGGAGACTACTTAGTAATGAGAAAAAGCT CTCTGCCCAACTCTGTGACGACCTACGAGACGTGTCAGACGTACGAGCGCCCCATCGCCTTCACCTCCCGCTCCAAGAAACTCTGGATCCAGTTCAAGTCCAACGAGGGAAACAGTGGGAAAGGCTTCCAGGTTCCATATGTCACATATGATG agGATTACCAGGAACTGATTGAAGACATCGTAAGAGATGGGAGGTTGTACGCATCAGAGAACCACCAGGAAATTCTCAAG gaTAAAAAGCTCATGAAGGCGCTGTTTGACGTGTTGGCTCACCCACAGAACTTCTTCAACTACACGCCACAAGAATCTAAAGAAATGTTTCCTAAATCCTTCATCCGCTTCCTGAGGTCCAAAGTCTTGAGATTCTTTCGCCCCTAA